A genomic stretch from Helianthus annuus cultivar XRQ/B chromosome 1, HanXRQr2.0-SUNRISE, whole genome shotgun sequence includes:
- the LOC110866818 gene encoding zinc finger CCCH domain-containing protein 30: MSQLSVETGDTFATLLELAANNDIEGFEKSIESDPSGVDEVGLWYGRQKGSKQMVLEHRTPLMVAAMYGSTDVLKLILERSKADVNQLCGVDKTTALHCAASGGSLNAVEIVKLLLLAGADRNLIDVNGLRPVDVLVVSPKFPDMKKTLEELLGVDGESTILPLPEPEPEPEPEPETEPYHDPESDLVCSLKELNFGDPKREYPIDPSLPDIKNSIYSTDEFRMYSFKVRPCSRAYSHDWTECPFVHPGENARRRDPRKYHYSCVPCPDFRKGTCRRGDMCEYAHGVFECWLHPAQYRTRLCKDGQGCNRRVCFFAHAQEELRPLFVSTGSAVPSPRSTSGPSALDFAAAMSLMPGPGQSPSFTPPMSPNANGNWAQPNVPSLHLPGSNLQSSRLRSSLNARDMDQELNMQLLNELNRQRSVLTPTKLDDIFAAESSSPRFSDQSVFSPRHNSSVFNQFQQQQSMLSPINTNFSPKNTPFSVQSPGRMSPRSIDPISPMSSRVSMLARENQHQFRSLSSRELGSRSSGVTGSGVDPWSNWGSGNEKAEWGVNVSSDEFGKLRRSSSFENGNGGNNGEEPDLSWVQSLVKETPLEKMAAHGGGSGGGGAFGEGGSGSNGGEKSNMQIDQIDQSALSAWIEQMQLDHLVAQQN; the protein is encoded by the coding sequence ATGAGCCAATTAAGCGTTGAAACCGGAGATACTTTCGCTACTTTACTTGAACTGGCTGCAAATAATGACATTGAAGGGTTCGAAAAATCGATCGAATCCGACCCTTCTGGTGTTGATGAGGTTGGGCTGTGGTATGGCCGTCAAAAAGGGTCAAAACAGATGGTTCTTGAACACCGAACTCCGTTAATGGTGGCTGCGATGTACGGAAGCACTGATGTTTTGAAATTAATTCTTGAACGATCGAAAGCTGATGTGAATCAATTATGTGGTGTTGATAAAACCACTGCGCTTCATTGTGCTGCTTCTGGTGGATCTTTAAACGCTGTTGAAATCGTTAAGCTGTTGTTGCTCGCGGGTGCTGATCGGAATTTGATAGATGTTAACGGGCTTCGACCTGTAGATGTGCTTGTTGTTTCACCGAAGTTTCCAGATATGAAAAAGACACTAGAAGAGCTTCTTGGTGTTGATGGTGAAAGTACTATTTTGCCCTTGCCGGAGCCGGAGCCAGAGCCAGAGCCAGAACCAGAAACTGAACCCTATCATGATCCGGAATCGGATTTGGTATGTTCGCTAAAGGAGTTGAATTTCGGTGACCCGAAACGAGAATACCCTATTGACCCATCATTACCTGATATCAAGAACAGTATTTACTCAACTGATGAGTTCAGGATGTACTCGTTTAAGGTGCGGCCCTGTTCGCGGGCGTACTCTCACGATTGGACCGAATGCCCGTTCGTCCACCCGGGTGAAAACGCACGTAGGCGGGACCCAAGGAAATACCATTACAGTTGTGTACCATGTCCTGATTTCCGAAAAGGCACGTGTCGAAGAGGTGATATGTGCGAGTACGCTCACGGGGTTTTCGAGTGTTGGTTACACCCAGCCCAATACCGGACCCGTTTATGTAAAGATGGCCAGGGTTGTAACCGACGGGTCTGTTTCTTTGCTCACGCACAAGAAGAGCTTCGCCCGTTGTTCGTGTCGACTGGCTCTGCGGTCCCGTCACCGCGGTCAACTTCCGGCCCGAGTGCGTTGGATTTCGCTGCGGCGATGAGCTTGATGCCTGGTCCGGGCCAGAGCCCGTCTTTTACACCACCTATGTCACCTAATGCGAATGGCAACTGGGCTCAACCGAATGTCCCGTCTTTGCATTTACCGGGAAGTAACCTTCAGTCAAGTCGTTTAAGATCGTCACTAAATGCTAGAGATATGGATCAGGAACTGAATATGCAGCTTTTAAATGAATTGAACCGACAACGGTCGGTTTTAACTCCGACAAAACTCGATGATATTTTCGCAGCCGAGAGTTCGTCTCCCAGGTTTTCCGATCAATCGGTTTTTTCACCGAGACATAATTCGTCAGTTTTTAACCAGTTTCAGCAACAACAGAGTATGTTGTCACCGATCAACACAAACTTTTCACCAAAAAATACTCCGTTTTCGGTACAATCTCCCGGGCGAATGTCCCCTCGAAGCATTGACCCGATTTCACCCATGAGTTCGCGGGTTTCTATGTTGGCACGCGAAAATCAACACCAGTTTAGGAGTTTGAGTTCTCGGGAACTCGGGTCAAGATCCAGTGGTGTTACGGGGTCGGGTGTTGATCCGTGGTCAAATTGGGGTTCGGGTAATGAGAAAGCTGAGTGGGGGGTTAATGTTAGTTCGGATGAATTCGGTAAGCTTCGAAGATCATCGTCTTTTGAAAATGGAAATGGCGGGAATAACGGGGAGGAACCTGATCTGTCATGGGTTCAGTCTCTTGTTAAAGAAACTCCTCTGGAAAAGATGGCGGCTCATGGCGGTGGTTCTGGTGGTGGCGGGGCGTTTGGTGAAGGCGGCAGCGGTAGCAATGGTGGTGAGAAGTCAAACATGCAGATTGACCAAATCGATCAATCGGCACTGAGTGCATGGATTGAGCAAATGCAGCTTGATCATCTTGTTGCTCAACAGAATTGA